In Dehalogenimonas etheniformans, one genomic interval encodes:
- a CDS encoding ATP-binding protein, producing the protein MDKSVLANDSTIIIYGTCHPDLNRVGADYYGNNVYKIPGNNCFEIMLGEDKYLEYANSESWFLDVSFIKRWKKEMERGFGANSANGNVLQISGIKQIDVFNYDNSEFDEDIIRDFSKSFGMPYNYIKGNTDVFSAALSTAFEHVCINGATNRGPIIQLKNNTVPIILLENMNDAIYSIDPKKMKVSFISPIIKNIMGISPQEFANSFLSKYSEKYYFDIDRDKIIDERNDFINDSIARGFHRPMEKEYRVVNEKGQMQWIREMLCPQFTSSGEIEAFIGKIEDITQRKNIEQSLEDALKKESSLRLELEQQIQNRNDFTRALVHELKTPLTPIIAASDVLVVGIKNKSFLKLAQNINTGAENLNRRIDELLELARGEVGILGIRKQSFDWVEMTSNVLQYIEPQAKKKNIAVSFECAEIAGLLMADKERIRQVLLNLLDNAIKYTPEKGRITLKCETIEDKVIFKIIDSGSVIPEAERASLFKPYHRLERDRDKLNGLGLGLALSKMIVELHNGNIWFETVQGQGNIFAVSIPLNELLSDEVLTVRRKTFDELTYS; encoded by the coding sequence ATGGATAAATCAGTATTAGCAAATGATTCTACAATTATCATATATGGTACCTGTCATCCTGACCTGAACCGGGTCGGGGCAGATTATTATGGAAACAACGTGTACAAGATTCCTGGCAATAATTGTTTCGAAATCATGCTAGGAGAGGATAAATATTTAGAATACGCGAATTCTGAATCATGGTTTTTGGATGTTTCTTTTATTAAACGATGGAAAAAGGAAATGGAGAGAGGGTTCGGGGCCAATAGTGCAAATGGGAACGTTTTACAAATTTCTGGGATAAAGCAAATTGACGTATTCAACTACGACAATTCGGAATTCGATGAAGACATAATTCGAGATTTCAGTAAATCCTTCGGGATGCCCTATAACTATATCAAGGGAAATACTGACGTATTTAGTGCTGCTTTAAGTACAGCCTTCGAACATGTTTGTATAAATGGCGCAACTAATAGAGGTCCAATAATACAACTTAAGAACAACACCGTTCCAATAATATTACTTGAAAATATGAATGATGCGATCTACTCTATCGACCCCAAGAAAATGAAGGTGTCATTTATAAGCCCAATTATCAAAAATATAATGGGGATTTCCCCGCAAGAATTTGCAAATTCTTTCCTTTCCAAATATTCGGAAAAGTATTATTTCGATATAGATCGCGATAAGATCATCGATGAACGCAATGATTTTATTAATGATAGTATAGCCCGTGGGTTCCACCGGCCTATGGAAAAGGAATATCGCGTTGTGAATGAAAAAGGTCAAATGCAGTGGATCCGTGAAATGTTATGCCCGCAATTTACGAGCAGTGGAGAGATCGAGGCTTTCATCGGTAAAATAGAAGACATAACCCAACGGAAAAACATAGAACAATCGCTGGAAGATGCTCTCAAAAAGGAAAGTTCGTTGCGGTTAGAACTTGAGCAACAAATACAGAATCGGAATGATTTTACTAGGGCTTTAGTACACGAACTTAAAACCCCGCTTACACCTATCATTGCTGCGAGTGACGTACTTGTCGTAGGTATTAAGAATAAATCATTTTTAAAATTAGCTCAAAATATAAATACTGGAGCTGAGAATCTTAATCGACGAATAGATGAATTACTAGAATTAGCACGGGGTGAAGTTGGAATTCTCGGTATTCGAAAACAATCTTTCGATTGGGTAGAAATGACATCTAACGTTCTCCAATACATTGAACCTCAAGCTAAAAAGAAAAATATTGCGGTATCATTTGAATGTGCTGAAATCGCCGGTCTTTTGATGGCAGATAAAGAACGAATCAGGCAAGTATTGTTAAATTTGCTAGATAACGCCATTAAATATACTCCAGAAAAAGGCCGTATTACTCTAAAATGTGAAACTATAGAGGACAAGGTCATATTTAAAATTATCGATTCAGGAAGCGTTATCCCTGAGGCTGAAAGAGCTTCCTTATTTAAACCATACCACCGACTAGAAAGAGACAGGGATAAGTTAAACGGCTTAGGGTTAGGGTTGGCTTTATCAAAGATGATAGTCGAATTGCACAATGGGAATATTTGGTTCGAAACAGTTCAAGGTCAAGGAAATATATTTGCCGTAAGTATACCCCTAAACGAGTTATTATCGGACGAGGTTCTAACAGTGAGGAGAAAAACATTCGATGAACTTACTTATAGTTGA
- the cerA gene encoding reductive dehalogenase CerA, giving the protein MSNFHSSISRRDFMKGLGLAGAGGLGAAVLANNNLPVEFKDLDDVLSAGKALEGDHANKVNNEPWWVKTREHENPTCNIDWNLITRYSGWNNQGAYVLPENYLSPDYNDRRHTIVDSVIEGTQGKKRIDTLWYQTGINWMKDNIDPDYYAGWQGFGDRKEDALIYAATAGSHNIWNNPLYGSNRYNGSRPYLSLRTMTGLNGWHEFGYTDVKLQDYPKWQGTPEENLIMMRTATRYFGASSIGAIKITDNVKKIFFTKAQPFLFAPWHHVMKTTEYIEYPVPVDNYPIPIVFEDIPADQGHYSYKRFGGDDKIVVPNALDNIFTYTVMLPEKRFKYSDSIGMDVASCIAYPLFTEVEGRLLQFISGLGYNSMGGGVEAWGPGGAFGNLSGLGEQARVSSIIEPRYGSNTKGSLRMLTDLPLAPTKPIDAGIREFCKTCGICAEKCPGQAISHEGPRYDSPYWDCVSGYEGWHLDYHKCIVCTNCEVYCPFFTMSNNSFVHNVVRATLATTPAFNGFFRNAEETFGYGPRYSPNGDEWWASVNPIRGASVDIF; this is encoded by the coding sequence ATGTCCAATTTCCATTCAAGCATAAGCCGAAGAGATTTTATGAAGGGCTTGGGTCTGGCAGGTGCAGGTGGGCTGGGTGCCGCTGTACTTGCGAACAATAATCTGCCGGTTGAGTTTAAGGATCTTGATGACGTGCTATCTGCAGGTAAAGCCTTAGAGGGTGACCATGCTAATAAGGTAAACAACGAGCCGTGGTGGGTTAAAACCAGAGAACATGAAAACCCCACCTGTAATATTGACTGGAACCTGATAACCAGATACAGCGGCTGGAATAACCAAGGAGCCTATGTGCTGCCTGAAAATTACCTGTCACCAGATTATAACGACAGACGACATACAATTGTTGATTCGGTAATAGAAGGTACCCAAGGGAAGAAACGGATTGACACGTTGTGGTATCAAACAGGGATAAACTGGATGAAAGACAATATTGATCCGGATTACTACGCTGGTTGGCAGGGCTTTGGTGACCGTAAGGAAGATGCTTTAATTTATGCCGCTACAGCTGGCTCGCATAATATCTGGAATAATCCGCTTTACGGAAGTAATCGTTACAATGGCTCCCGTCCGTATCTCTCACTGCGCACCATGACCGGCCTAAATGGCTGGCATGAATTTGGCTATACAGACGTCAAGCTTCAGGATTACCCGAAGTGGCAGGGTACGCCTGAGGAAAACTTGATCATGATGCGCACTGCAACACGATACTTTGGAGCATCTTCCATCGGTGCCATTAAGATAACAGATAATGTAAAGAAGATCTTTTTCACCAAAGCTCAACCTTTTCTCTTTGCGCCCTGGCATCACGTTATGAAAACGACTGAGTATATTGAATACCCGGTCCCGGTGGATAATTATCCCATACCCATTGTGTTTGAGGATATACCCGCAGACCAGGGGCATTACAGCTATAAGCGTTTCGGTGGTGATGATAAGATAGTAGTACCCAATGCGCTGGATAACATCTTCACCTATACCGTTATGCTTCCTGAGAAGCGCTTCAAATATTCGGATTCGATAGGCATGGATGTTGCTTCCTGCATTGCCTACCCGCTATTTACCGAAGTAGAGGGACGCCTGCTGCAATTCATTTCAGGCTTGGGATATAACTCCATGGGCGGTGGTGTCGAGGCTTGGGGGCCCGGTGGTGCCTTCGGTAACCTTAGCGGCCTTGGCGAACAAGCCCGCGTATCCAGTATTATTGAGCCACGCTACGGCTCCAATACCAAGGGTTCTTTGAGAATGCTTACAGACCTGCCTCTCGCCCCTACCAAACCGATTGATGCCGGTATCCGTGAGTTCTGCAAGACCTGTGGGATCTGTGCCGAAAAATGTCCCGGACAAGCCATATCCCACGAGGGCCCACGCTATGACTCGCCTTACTGGGATTGCGTGAGCGGTTATGAGGGATGGCACCTTGATTATCACAAATGTATCGTTTGTACCAATTGTGAGGTATACTGCCCCTTCTTCACTATGTCTAACAACTCTTTTGTGCATAACGTGGTTAGGGCGACACTTGCCACCACACCAGCATTCAACGGCTTCTTTAGGAATGCGGAAGAAACATTCGGATATGGCCCGCGTTACTCCCCAAACGGTGATGAATGGTGGGCTTCGGTAAACCCAATTCGCGGCGCAAGCGTAGATATTTTTTAA
- a CDS encoding DUF2795 domain-containing protein — MITVEKRQTKSVNGWAQGFVEEPKVNAAVIEYFVSGVEYPASKESIIKKAEANRAPENLMKFYVYRLPERIYNCPSDLSFAAFASAYFFGQD, encoded by the coding sequence ATGATTACGGTTGAAAAACGGCAGACGAAAAGTGTCAATGGATGGGCACAAGGATTCGTTGAGGAGCCTAAGGTGAATGCCGCTGTAATCGAATATTTCGTTAGTGGTGTTGAATATCCGGCGTCGAAAGAGTCGATTATCAAGAAGGCCGAAGCCAACCGCGCTCCAGAAAACCTTATGAAATTTTACGTTTATCGTTTACCGGAACGTATCTACAACTGTCCATCAGATCTCAGCTTCGCGGCTTTCGCGAGCGCTTATTTTTTCGGGCAGGATTAG
- the istB gene encoding IS21-like element helper ATPase IstB, with protein sequence MSNDLQIRSFLKRLRLPVVAQNYSRLAEEAAANNQTFQDYLFALLEGEVIQREDHAQKLRLLRALFPVIKSLDNFDFSAIPSANKAPILELSRSTFIDRRENVILIGSYGTDKTHLAISLAASTCRQGKKVRFYTVAGLINELLEAGSKLKLGKLESALAKCDLILLDELGFVPFGKEGAEALFTFCSSRYERSSLIITTNLDFARWKEIFN encoded by the coding sequence ATGAGTAACGATCTACAGATCCGCAGCTTTTTGAAGAGACTTCGTTTGCCGGTGGTGGCTCAAAACTATTCACGACTCGCGGAAGAGGCGGCGGCCAATAACCAGACGTTTCAGGACTACCTCTTCGCTCTGCTGGAGGGTGAAGTCATCCAACGAGAAGATCATGCTCAAAAATTGAGACTATTGAGAGCCCTTTTCCCGGTGATCAAGAGCCTGGACAACTTCGACTTCAGCGCTATTCCATCAGCCAACAAAGCGCCGATACTCGAGCTGTCCCGCAGCACTTTTATCGACCGGCGCGAGAATGTGATTCTTATCGGCAGCTACGGCACCGATAAAACTCATCTAGCCATCAGTTTGGCGGCCAGCACTTGCCGCCAAGGCAAAAAGGTCCGTTTCTATACCGTCGCCGGACTGATTAACGAGCTGCTGGAAGCCGGATCAAAGCTTAAACTAGGCAAACTGGAATCGGCCTTGGCCAAGTGTGATCTGATACTCCTGGATGAACTGGGCTTCGTGCCTTTCGGTAAAGAGGGCGCCGAAGCCCTGTTTACTTTCTGCTCTTCACGCTACGAGCGAAGTTCTTTGATAATTACCACCAATTTGGACTTTGCACGCTGGAAAGAGATCTTCAATTGA
- a CDS encoding response regulator transcription factor: MNILLLEPVKSDIEAIGSIFNMCVPGVILVNVATGNAGLVSFEQQPPDLVILDLAIPDVDSFEMIKAIRLYSSVPLIVIDIDHDESSLIRSIEFGADDYISKPIHPLELLARAKSILRRSRGVNQDQYIVAGLLRLDASLHRVHVGDKEVRLTRTENIILRHLMENAGNIVTYSNLAHKIWGDDWTESSATIRVYIDRIRKKLGNDSKSPSMIVTETGLGYRLVKPIS; encoded by the coding sequence GTGAATATTTTGCTCCTAGAGCCAGTAAAGTCGGACATAGAAGCCATTGGTTCTATTTTCAACATGTGTGTGCCAGGGGTTATTCTCGTTAATGTAGCGACGGGAAATGCAGGGCTGGTCTCCTTTGAACAACAGCCACCAGACTTAGTAATTCTTGATTTGGCTATTCCAGATGTGGACAGTTTCGAGATGATAAAAGCTATACGGCTGTACTCCTCTGTCCCTCTCATTGTGATTGATATTGATCATGATGAATCTTCTTTGATCAGGTCGATTGAATTTGGAGCAGATGATTACATCAGCAAGCCTATCCACCCATTGGAATTGTTAGCGCGTGCTAAATCAATCTTAAGGAGATCCCGGGGGGTCAACCAAGACCAGTATATAGTTGCAGGCCTACTCCGATTAGATGCGAGTCTTCATAGGGTTCACGTTGGTGACAAAGAAGTTCGTTTAACTAGGACGGAAAACATCATCCTTCGCCATTTGATGGAGAATGCCGGAAATATAGTTACGTATAGCAATCTCGCCCATAAAATCTGGGGCGACGATTGGACAGAATCATCAGCAACTATCCGTGTTTATATAGACCGAATTCGGAAAAAACTGGGCAATGATTCTAAAAGCCCATCAATGATTGTTACTGAGACGGGTCTTGGGTACCGATTAGTTAAACCCATTTCGTAA
- a CDS encoding response regulator transcription factor encodes MNLLIVEDDPLIVDVITTIFQIGCPNFRIKSACNGNRGIDLISTFEPNIVILDLGLPDINGFEVLKQIRAFSPIPVLIVSVRGEESDVVKALSLGANDYIIKPFRQLELLARVKRLLVNKQFYEEDLTISCGSLHFGDSLRQVWDNDKPINLTTSEGRIFYLLVKYANKVVSYEELSDILWGDYYAGARASLKTYILRLRKKIEDRTSSKMILNSPGRGYILKIS; translated from the coding sequence ATGAACTTACTTATAGTTGAAGATGATCCGTTAATAGTAGATGTAATAACCACCATATTTCAAATCGGTTGCCCAAACTTTAGAATAAAATCAGCGTGCAATGGGAATAGAGGAATCGATCTTATCTCCACTTTTGAACCAAATATTGTGATTCTTGATCTTGGATTGCCGGACATAAACGGATTCGAAGTCTTAAAGCAAATAAGGGCGTTTTCTCCGATTCCGGTTCTAATCGTATCTGTTCGAGGTGAAGAGAGTGATGTAGTAAAAGCCCTATCTTTGGGCGCTAACGATTATATTATAAAACCTTTTAGACAATTGGAACTATTAGCGAGAGTAAAAAGACTACTAGTAAATAAGCAATTTTATGAGGAGGATTTAACTATCTCTTGTGGATCGTTGCATTTTGGAGATTCTTTGAGACAGGTTTGGGATAATGATAAACCTATAAATCTTACAACAAGCGAAGGAAGAATATTCTACCTCCTGGTGAAATACGCTAATAAGGTTGTGAGTTATGAAGAATTGTCCGATATACTTTGGGGAGATTATTATGCCGGTGCCCGGGCAAGTCTAAAAACATATATTTTAAGACTGCGAAAAAAAATAGAGGACAGGACCTCTTCAAAAATGATATTGAATAGTCCCGGGCGAGGCTACATATTGAAAATTAGTTAG
- a CDS encoding adenosylcobalamin-dependent ribonucleoside-diphosphate reductase, protein MPNTLEESVPKKMLISANALRVLEKRYLRRNRASEIIETPEDMFHRVAKAVASAEFKYDPDADVAMVEKNFYQLMINLEFLPNSPTLLNAGTEDGQLSSCFVLPVHDSIEETFDAVKYTALIHKSGGGIGYDFSQVRAKGSSVGDHPNAAGGPVALIDVFARAADYIKQGGVRRGCNSVVLSVDHPDILDFIKAKNDPLALTNFHNSVSVTDDFMSRVRSGENYPIIDPRNGKATLWLRARDVFNLIVDQAWRTGDPGFVFIDRVNRDNPTPLLGRMKTITGCGEQALLPYESCNLGSINLAMMLKNQPEGLEIDFEKLSRIVPLAVRFLDNVIDINRLPFLEVEQATKRTRKIGLGVMGFADMLIRLGIPYNSTKAITVAEEVMEFITDLAHKASQQLAIERGVFPAWSGSVYEAEGMPMRNACCTTIAPTGTLSIIAGVSSGIEPIFAAVFVRNILEGENLLEINPYFEEAARERGFFTRELFEQLVTSNHLHLRKEIPEDIRKIFVTAHRVSPDWHVRVQAAFQRQTDNAVSKTVNFPKSATRADIAKVFMMAYEQGLKGITVYRDKSRDLQPLCTSETGMNLVGRRFKND, encoded by the coding sequence ATGCCCAATACACTTGAAGAATCAGTTCCAAAAAAGATGCTCATTTCGGCGAACGCTCTTAGAGTACTTGAGAAACGTTATCTGAGGCGCAATCGTGCAAGTGAGATCATCGAAACCCCTGAGGATATGTTCCATCGCGTAGCCAAAGCGGTTGCGTCAGCCGAATTCAAATACGATCCCGATGCCGATGTTGCGATGGTAGAAAAGAATTTCTATCAGCTTATGATAAATTTGGAGTTCCTGCCAAACTCGCCTACGCTCTTGAATGCCGGTACCGAAGACGGTCAGTTATCCTCATGTTTCGTTCTCCCGGTACATGATTCTATTGAAGAGACGTTCGACGCAGTAAAATATACCGCTCTCATCCATAAAAGCGGCGGCGGCATCGGTTATGACTTTTCGCAGGTGCGCGCCAAGGGCAGTTCTGTGGGCGATCATCCAAATGCCGCTGGTGGCCCTGTAGCCCTTATCGATGTCTTTGCCAGAGCAGCAGATTATATTAAACAGGGCGGCGTCCGCCGCGGATGCAACTCTGTAGTCCTTAGTGTGGATCATCCGGATATCCTCGATTTCATTAAGGCCAAGAACGACCCGTTGGCGCTAACAAATTTCCATAACTCAGTGTCGGTTACGGACGATTTTATGTCGAGGGTGAGATCGGGCGAGAATTATCCCATCATTGATCCTCGGAACGGGAAAGCGACGCTCTGGCTTAGAGCTAGAGATGTCTTTAACCTCATTGTCGATCAGGCTTGGCGAACCGGTGACCCCGGATTCGTGTTTATCGACCGCGTTAACCGCGACAATCCTACACCTCTCCTAGGACGGATGAAAACTATCACCGGCTGCGGCGAGCAGGCTTTACTCCCGTATGAGTCCTGCAATCTTGGCTCTATCAACCTTGCCATGATGCTCAAGAATCAACCCGAGGGACTTGAGATCGATTTCGAAAAGCTTTCAAGGATTGTCCCGTTGGCAGTACGTTTCCTTGATAACGTAATCGATATCAACCGTCTCCCCTTCCTCGAAGTCGAGCAGGCGACGAAGCGAACCAGAAAGATCGGTCTGGGCGTCATGGGTTTTGCCGACATGCTCATACGACTCGGCATCCCTTATAACTCGACAAAGGCAATCACCGTGGCTGAAGAAGTCATGGAGTTTATCACCGACCTGGCACACAAGGCTTCGCAGCAACTGGCAATTGAACGAGGCGTGTTCCCGGCCTGGAGCGGCAGTGTTTATGAAGCCGAGGGGATGCCGATGCGCAACGCCTGCTGCACCACCATCGCCCCGACTGGAACCTTATCAATTATCGCCGGGGTATCTAGCGGCATCGAACCAATCTTCGCAGCGGTTTTCGTTCGCAACATCCTAGAAGGGGAAAATCTGCTGGAGATCAATCCATATTTCGAGGAAGCAGCCCGGGAACGCGGCTTCTTCACCCGTGAGCTTTTTGAGCAGTTGGTAACATCAAACCACCTTCATCTCAGGAAAGAGATCCCCGAAGACATACGTAAGATATTCGTGACCGCGCATAGGGTGTCTCCAGACTGGCACGTCAGAGTTCAGGCAGCTTTCCAGCGGCAAACCGATAATGCCGTTAGTAAGACCGTGAACTTCCCCAAGAGCGCCACCAGAGCAGATATCGCCAAGGTTTTTATGATGGCATACGAGCAAGGACTTAAAGGAATCACAGTGTACAGGGACAAGAGCCGGGACTTGCAACCACTTTGTACCAGTGAGACTGGAATGAATCTTGTTGGCCGACGGTTCAAAAACGATTAG
- a CDS encoding dehalogenase codes for MGGVLYYLLVGAVLGGAAVWFVTYTHFKNRNFKWWEWVLMALSLLLVLSVFQHMYASMRVEMEFQSAFMYLAIFGGIALILDLIVLRTYNRRKE; via the coding sequence ATGGGTGGTGTTTTATATTATCTCTTAGTTGGCGCAGTGCTTGGCGGAGCTGCAGTTTGGTTTGTTACCTACACTCACTTTAAGAATAGAAACTTTAAATGGTGGGAGTGGGTTTTAATGGCTTTAAGTCTGCTTTTAGTGCTGTCTGTTTTCCAGCATATGTATGCGTCTATGCGTGTGGAGATGGAGTTCCAGAGTGCATTTATGTACCTTGCTATCTTCGGTGGCATTGCACTCATTTTGGATCTTATCGTCCTACGAACATACAACCGCAGAAAAGAATAA
- a CDS encoding response regulator transcription factor yields MKILVVTDDAEAAATIIMSIRFRWPNSNEVLLGDGSGFLTKEQLIDVSLIIIDGAMQNTMAAIMEIRRFSEIPIIFVSEPLGTQIDTAHVLSMGKSDYVFKPIIMADLVFAIETITDQSKELPNHDLSRAFGIWANKKVGT; encoded by the coding sequence GTGAAAATCTTAGTAGTGACAGATGATGCAGAAGCTGCCGCAACAATTATCATGAGTATTCGATTTAGATGGCCGAATTCCAATGAGGTTTTATTGGGGGATGGGTCGGGTTTTCTTACAAAAGAACAACTTATTGATGTTAGTTTGATAATAATCGATGGCGCGATGCAAAACACAATGGCCGCGATAATGGAAATCCGCAGATTCTCGGAAATTCCCATCATTTTTGTCTCCGAGCCTTTAGGGACTCAAATAGATACAGCACATGTACTTAGTATGGGTAAATCTGATTATGTGTTCAAACCTATCATAATGGCCGATTTGGTGTTTGCAATTGAAACGATAACCGATCAATCAAAAGAATTGCCTAATCATGATTTATCAAGAGCTTTCGGTATTTGGGCAAATAAGAAAGTTGGGACCTGA
- a CDS encoding response regulator transcription factor — MRILVVEPVKSDVEAISSIFAMFLPGITLVTVATGTEGLISVEQQTPDLLILDLAVPDIDGFEMIKTIRLFSSIPIIVIDSNHNESSLIRSIEFGADDYITKPIRPLELLARVKSIMRRRQGTNQDQYIVAGLLRLDASLHRVYVGDKEVRLTRTENIILRHLMENAGNTVTHGNLAQKIWGDDSTEASATIRVYVDRIRKKLGDDSKSPSMIFTETGLGYRLVKLTP; from the coding sequence GTGCGCATTTTAGTCGTAGAGCCCGTGAAATCGGATGTAGAAGCTATCAGTTCTATATTTGCAATGTTTTTACCAGGTATTACCCTCGTGACAGTGGCGACAGGAACCGAAGGATTGATCTCCGTTGAACAACAGACACCGGATTTACTAATTCTTGATCTGGCTGTACCTGATATCGATGGTTTTGAGATGATAAAAACGATACGGTTATTCTCATCCATTCCTATCATCGTGATTGATAGCAACCATAACGAATCTTCTTTGATTAGATCGATCGAATTTGGAGCGGATGATTACATTACCAAACCAATACGCCCCTTGGAACTGTTGGCCCGGGTAAAATCAATTATGCGGAGACGCCAGGGAACCAATCAGGACCAGTACATCGTTGCAGGTCTACTCAGGTTGGATGCGTCCCTTCACAGGGTGTATGTGGGTGACAAAGAAGTTCGTTTAACTCGAACCGAAAATATTATTTTACGGCATTTAATGGAGAATGCTGGGAACACAGTTACACACGGTAATCTCGCCCAGAAAATTTGGGGTGATGATTCGACCGAAGCATCAGCGACTATTCGGGTTTATGTAGACCGGATTCGGAAAAAACTTGGTGACGATTCTAAAAGCCCATCAATGATATTTACTGAGACAGGACTTGGTTACCGTTTAGTTAAACTAACCCCATGA
- a CDS encoding IS110 family transposase, with translation MQNTAARKVRQVPEGYLVIGIDPHKSKHAAVAITQDFTIRDKFKFENAMEGFELLLRRVRTEMVRADCRGVMFAIETGGHYWRNIAYYLDAKGIPFRFINQYTLKRRREGKDLNHRKNDYRDSEVAAQLLCTGEFVESGLPQGVYADLRSSHNAYRRLVKERTRITNLIKGLLDGVFPEFVHVFKDPCAVTAQGVLSCCLTPWDVAGMDIENFIAKVEANYHGHRLMRRKLADLHEAAKMTIGISSGARSVVSEMGFLVEKLELIKKHIKEIDQTLTRLVDQTEEGKYLLSITGLSYIAVAGLIAELGCFKAYRTAKQMIKMAGSNPTESESAGKKSAHTPMSKQGRPVLRYCAWTSVIPMLRFNADFREWAKKRRERPIHENPLCGREIVGAALNKLLRLAFSMVKNQTFYGSPQLVSVAS, from the coding sequence ATGCAGAATACCGCTGCCAGGAAAGTTCGGCAAGTCCCTGAGGGTTACCTCGTGATCGGAATCGACCCCCATAAAAGCAAACATGCTGCAGTCGCCATTACACAAGACTTCACCATTCGTGACAAGTTCAAGTTTGAAAATGCAATGGAAGGGTTTGAATTGTTACTACGCCGTGTCAGGACTGAAATGGTTCGGGCAGATTGCCGCGGCGTAATGTTCGCGATCGAAACAGGTGGCCATTACTGGCGGAATATCGCCTATTACCTCGATGCGAAAGGTATTCCATTTCGTTTCATCAATCAATACACATTGAAGCGAAGGCGCGAAGGGAAGGATTTGAACCACAGGAAGAATGATTACCGGGACAGCGAGGTTGCAGCTCAACTCCTGTGCACCGGTGAGTTCGTCGAAAGCGGTCTCCCCCAAGGCGTATATGCAGACCTACGTTCCTCTCATAACGCTTATCGGCGGTTGGTCAAGGAGCGGACCAGGATAACAAACCTCATAAAGGGTCTTCTGGACGGAGTGTTTCCGGAATTCGTTCATGTCTTCAAAGATCCATGTGCGGTTACGGCGCAAGGCGTTTTGTCGTGTTGTCTTACACCATGGGACGTTGCTGGCATGGACATTGAGAATTTCATTGCCAAAGTAGAAGCCAATTACCATGGACACCGGTTAATGCGTAGAAAGCTGGCGGACCTTCATGAAGCAGCGAAGATGACCATAGGCATTTCATCCGGGGCTCGATCAGTGGTCTCCGAGATGGGCTTTCTAGTGGAAAAGCTCGAATTAATTAAAAAACACATCAAAGAAATAGACCAAACACTAACCAGACTCGTTGACCAAACCGAAGAGGGTAAATATCTGCTGTCGATCACCGGCCTCAGTTACATCGCCGTTGCTGGCCTAATCGCGGAACTGGGCTGCTTCAAGGCATATCGGACCGCAAAACAGATGATAAAGATGGCGGGTAGCAATCCAACTGAGTCAGAATCAGCTGGAAAGAAGAGCGCCCATACTCCGATGAGCAAGCAGGGGCGCCCGGTCTTACGATACTGCGCTTGGACTTCTGTTATCCCGATGCTACGTTTCAATGCCGATTTTCGTGAGTGGGCGAAAAAGAGAAGGGAACGACCGATCCACGAAAATCCGCTGTGCGGTAGGGAAATCGTCGGTGCTGCTTTAAACAAGCTCTTACGTTTAGCTTTTTCGATGGTGAAAAACCAGACGTTTTACGGGTCACCTCAATTGGTGTCGGTGGCCAGCTAG
- a CDS encoding DUF2795 domain-containing protein — MIKADLDRLEAILKGTDDSLTKGDMVHKAESDGAPIRLLGFLSSLPEGRYTASDLSFMATFPSRFVFGGL; from the coding sequence ATGATCAAGGCAGATCTCGACAGATTAGAAGCAATACTCAAAGGGACCGATGACTCTTTAACCAAGGGCGACATGGTCCACAAAGCCGAATCGGACGGAGCGCCAATTCGTTTACTCGGGTTTCTGTCCAGTCTGCCCGAAGGTCGGTATACCGCGTCCGATCTGAGCTTTATGGCTACTTTCCCGAGCCGGTTCGTTTTTGGGGGACTGTGA